One window of the Shewanella khirikhana genome contains the following:
- the hscB gene encoding co-chaperone HscB produces MNYFELFDLPVTFELNSAELAEKYRELQRAVHPDKFAAASEQEKLLAVSRTAMVNDGFQTLKDPILRAEHMLTLKGVDIRHETQTVRDTGFLMQQMEWREALEEIPHASDPHSEIEALYQSFGEFQQQVTARLKPLLISDNQDDWQAAADQVRKLKFMAKLHQELERAEDALLD; encoded by the coding sequence ATGAATTACTTCGAGCTGTTTGATCTTCCCGTTACCTTCGAATTGAATAGCGCCGAGCTTGCGGAAAAATACCGCGAGCTCCAGCGCGCTGTGCATCCCGACAAATTTGCCGCCGCCAGTGAGCAGGAAAAGCTGCTTGCCGTGAGCCGGACCGCCATGGTCAACGACGGCTTCCAAACCCTCAAAGACCCGATACTGCGCGCCGAGCACATGTTGACCTTAAAGGGTGTGGACATTCGCCATGAAACCCAGACTGTGCGTGACACTGGCTTTTTGATGCAGCAGATGGAGTGGCGTGAGGCGCTGGAAGAGATTCCCCATGCCAGCGATCCCCACAGCGAGATTGAAGCCCTGTACCAGTCGTTCGGCGAGTTTCAGCAGCAGGTGACCGCCAGGCTCAAGCCCTTGCTTATCAGCGACAATCAAGATGACTGGCAAGCTGCGGCAGATCAGGTACGCAAGCTCAAGTTTATGGCAAAATTGCATCAGGAACTCGAGCGGGCCGAAGACGCCCTGCTGGACTGA
- the hscA gene encoding Fe-S protein assembly chaperone HscA gives MALLQIAEPGQSAAPHQHKLAVGIDLGTTNSLVAAVRSGEAKTLADAEGRHSLPSIVRFGQDGIEVGQAAEAFSAVDPVNTIVSVKRFMGRSLADIQSGSQRFPYQFSASDNGLPLFNTAQGVFNPVQVSAEILRPLISRAEETLGGTLEGVVITVPAYFDDAQRQGTKDAASLLGVKVLRLLNEPTAAAIAYGLDSGQEGVIAVYDLGGGTFDISILRLSRGVFEVLATGGDSALGGDDFDHLLANLLAAQWGLDGDSGELGRKLMIEARRVKEALTDADATEARLSFNGEEYACEVSRETFDSLISALVKKTIAACRRSLRDAGIDASEVLETVMVGGSTRVPLVRSEVEKFFGKTPLTSIDPDRVVAIGAAIQADILVGNKPESDLLLLDVIPLSLGIETMGGLVEKIVSRNTTIPVARAQEFTTFKDGQTAMAFHVVQGERELVQDCRSLARFTLKGIPPLAAGAAHIRVTFQVDADGLLSVTAMEKSTGVKSSIQVKPSFGLSDTEIATMLKDSMKHAKEDISRRMLAEQQVEAARVLESLHSALAKDKALLSEDELKTITDALAELASLAGGEDTDAIQAAIERLDGHTQEFAARRMDNSIRAALKGQSVDTI, from the coding sequence ATGGCCTTATTGCAAATTGCCGAGCCCGGCCAGAGCGCCGCGCCTCACCAGCATAAACTCGCCGTTGGCATCGACCTTGGCACCACCAATTCTTTGGTAGCCGCCGTTCGCAGCGGTGAGGCCAAGACTCTGGCGGATGCCGAAGGCCGTCACTCGCTGCCGTCCATCGTGCGTTTCGGCCAGGATGGTATTGAGGTGGGTCAGGCTGCCGAGGCGTTCAGCGCCGTCGATCCTGTCAATACCATAGTGTCTGTAAAGCGCTTTATGGGCCGCAGCCTTGCCGATATTCAATCCGGCAGCCAGCGCTTTCCTTACCAGTTTTCTGCCAGCGATAATGGCCTGCCACTGTTCAATACCGCCCAGGGCGTATTCAACCCGGTGCAGGTTTCCGCTGAAATTTTACGGCCGCTTATCAGCCGCGCCGAGGAGACCCTTGGTGGTACCCTCGAAGGCGTGGTGATCACTGTGCCTGCTTACTTTGATGACGCCCAGCGTCAGGGCACCAAGGACGCGGCTTCGCTGCTGGGTGTGAAAGTATTGCGCCTTTTGAACGAGCCTACCGCTGCCGCCATTGCCTACGGCCTGGATTCGGGTCAGGAAGGGGTGATTGCCGTGTATGACCTCGGCGGTGGCACCTTTGATATCTCTATTTTGCGCTTAAGCCGCGGTGTATTTGAAGTGCTGGCCACCGGCGGTGATTCAGCCCTTGGCGGCGATGACTTTGACCATCTGCTGGCAAACCTTCTGGCTGCCCAGTGGGGCCTCGATGGCGACAGCGGCGAGCTTGGCCGTAAGCTGATGATTGAAGCGCGCCGGGTGAAAGAAGCCCTAACTGACGCCGATGCCACCGAAGCCCGTTTGAGCTTCAATGGCGAGGAGTATGCCTGTGAGGTATCCCGCGAGACCTTTGACAGCCTGATTTCTGCGCTGGTGAAAAAGACCATAGCCGCCTGCCGCCGCTCGCTGCGTGACGCCGGTATTGATGCCAGCGAAGTGCTTGAAACCGTAATGGTTGGTGGCTCGACCCGTGTGCCGCTGGTACGCAGCGAAGTGGAAAAATTCTTCGGCAAGACCCCTTTGACCAGCATCGACCCTGACCGCGTGGTGGCCATTGGCGCCGCTATTCAGGCCGACATTCTGGTGGGTAACAAGCCTGAGTCTGATCTGCTGCTTCTGGATGTGATCCCGCTGTCACTGGGTATCGAAACCATGGGCGGTCTGGTTGAGAAAATCGTGTCCCGCAATACCACTATTCCCGTGGCCCGTGCCCAGGAGTTTACCACCTTCAAAGATGGGCAAACTGCCATGGCCTTCCACGTGGTGCAGGGCGAGCGTGAGCTGGTGCAGGATTGCCGCTCCCTGGCACGCTTTACCCTCAAGGGCATCCCGCCGCTTGCAGCCGGTGCGGCTCATATTCGGGTGACCTTCCAGGTGGATGCCGACGGCCTGCTCAGCGTTACTGCGATGGAGAAATCCACCGGGGTGAAATCCAGCATTCAGGTGAAGCCGTCATTTGGTCTGTCAGACACTGAAATTGCCACCATGCTCAAAGACTCCATGAAGCATGCCAAGGAAGACATCAGCCGCCGTATGCTGGCCGAGCAGCAGGTAGAGGCCGCCCGGGTGCTGGAATCGCTGCACTCGGCGCTGGCCAAAGACAAAGCACTCTTGTCTGAGGACGAGCTCAAGACCATCACCGACGCCCTGGCTGAGCTTGCCAGTCTGGCTGGCGGCGAAGATACTGATGCCATTCAGGCAGCCATTGAACGTCTCGACGGCCACACTCAGGAGTTTGCCGCCAGACGTATGGACAACTCCATCCGCGCCGCCCTCAAGGGGCAGTCGGTAGACACTATTTAG
- the fdx gene encoding ISC system 2Fe-2S type ferredoxin: MPQIVFLPHEELCPDGAVVQAEVGESILDVALRNGIHIEHACEKSCACTTCHVVVREGFDELEPSDELEDDMLDKAWGLEPESRLSCQAKVVDADLVVDIPKYTINMVSEG, encoded by the coding sequence ATGCCGCAAATCGTATTTTTGCCCCACGAAGAACTGTGTCCGGATGGTGCAGTGGTTCAGGCCGAAGTGGGTGAGTCCATTCTGGATGTGGCCTTAAGAAACGGAATTCATATCGAACACGCCTGTGAGAAGTCCTGTGCCTGCACCACTTGCCACGTGGTGGTACGTGAAGGGTTTGACGAGCTGGAGCCGTCTGACGAGCTGGAAGACGACATGCTGGACAAGGCCTGGGGCCTGGAGCCTGAGAGCCGTTTGTCCTGTCAGGCCAAAGTTGTGGATGCCGATCTGGTGGTCGATATTCCTAAGTACACCATCAACATGGTGAGCGAAGGCTAA
- the rimK gene encoding 30S ribosomal protein S6--L-glutamate ligase — MRIAVLSQGPELYSTRRLVEAASARGHEVRVINPLECYMNINMRASSIHIAGEELPLFDAVIPRIGSAITFYGCAVLRQFEMMGVYTLNESVAVTRSRDKLRSMQLMSRRGIGLPITGFANKPSDIPDLIEMVGGAPLVIKLLEGTQGIGVVLAETRKAAESVIEAFMGLKANIMVQEYIREANGADIRCFVLGDKVVAAMKRQAAPGEFRSNLHRGGSATLVKLSPEERSIAIRAAKTMGLSVAGVDLLRSNHGPLVMEVNSSPGLEGIEGATGKDVASSIIAYIEKAALKRPKLVGARG; from the coding sequence ATGCGGATCGCCGTTTTGTCTCAGGGCCCTGAACTTTATTCCACCCGTCGTCTGGTTGAAGCTGCCAGCGCCCGGGGCCATGAGGTAAGGGTTATCAACCCCTTAGAGTGCTATATGAATATCAACATGCGGGCTTCCAGCATTCATATTGCCGGGGAAGAGCTGCCGCTGTTTGATGCGGTGATCCCCCGTATCGGCTCTGCCATCACCTTTTATGGCTGCGCGGTACTGCGCCAGTTTGAGATGATGGGGGTCTATACCCTCAACGAATCGGTGGCGGTCACCCGCTCCCGCGACAAGCTGCGCTCGATGCAGTTGATGTCCCGCCGTGGCATTGGTCTGCCTATCACAGGTTTTGCCAACAAGCCGTCGGATATTCCTGACTTGATTGAGATGGTCGGCGGCGCGCCGCTGGTGATTAAGCTGCTCGAAGGCACCCAGGGTATTGGCGTGGTATTGGCCGAGACCCGCAAGGCCGCTGAGAGCGTTATTGAGGCCTTTATGGGCCTTAAAGCCAACATCATGGTGCAGGAGTATATCCGCGAAGCCAATGGCGCGGATATTCGCTGCTTTGTGCTTGGCGATAAAGTGGTGGCTGCCATGAAACGTCAGGCGGCGCCCGGCGAGTTTCGCTCAAACTTGCACCGCGGCGGCAGCGCGACCCTGGTTAAACTCTCCCCCGAGGAGCGCTCCATTGCCATTCGCGCCGCCAAAACCATGGGTCTCAGTGTGGCCGGTGTGGATTTGCTGCGCTCCAACCACGGGCCTTTGGTGATGGAAGTCAACTCATCCCCGGGGCTCGAAGGCATCGAAGGCGCCACCGGCAAGGATGTGGCGTCATCCATCATTGCCTATATCGAAAAAGCGGCGCTGAAAAGACCCAAACTGGTGGGCGCACGCGGCTGA
- the ndk gene encoding nucleoside-diphosphate kinase yields the protein MAIERTFSIIKPDAVAKNHIGAIYNRFESAGLKIIASKMLHLTKEQAEGFYAEHKERPFFGALVSFMTSGPIMVQVLEGENAVLANREIMGATNPAEAARGTLRADYAVSIDENAVHGSDALASAEREIAYFFAADELCPRTR from the coding sequence ATGGCGATCGAACGCACTTTTTCTATCATCAAGCCTGATGCAGTTGCCAAAAACCACATCGGTGCTATCTACAACCGTTTTGAATCTGCTGGTCTGAAGATCATCGCTTCTAAAATGCTGCACCTGACCAAAGAGCAGGCTGAAGGCTTCTACGCCGAGCACAAAGAGCGTCCTTTCTTCGGCGCCCTGGTATCTTTCATGACTTCTGGTCCTATCATGGTTCAGGTTCTGGAAGGTGAGAACGCTGTTCTGGCTAACCGTGAAATCATGGGTGCCACCAACCCAGCTGAAGCTGCCCGCGGTACTCTGCGCGCTGACTACGCTGTAAGCATCGATGAAAACGCCGTTCACGGCTCTGACGCTCTGGCTTCTGCCGAGCGCGAAATCGCTTACTTCTTCGCTGCCGACGAGCTGTGCCCACGTACTCGCTAA
- a CDS encoding TonB-dependent receptor plug domain-containing protein, with the protein MSTQTAVAKAVRFGLFAMGAMAMSAQAQDEIAQAGAQVERIEITGSRIKRTDLENASPVVVVSADDIEKGGFNSVQDVLGNLSQNSGGSMTQQEVHGFTPAASAVNLRGVGAGRVLTLINGKRVPKYPFGAGGTDSFVDTANIPLGAIERIEILTTGASAIYGSDAMGGVINIILKKDVEQTNLKYRFSDTVDGGLRNNQFSFMTGVSSDDANLTFFAEYEDRTALKGSDRPEWGTDVIPGQPYAGYSSYGANLVTADNKLVSTLTPEQCEARGYEVLANGRCGFDRSAQRDFMPEQKRYSTMVNLTKELGDDHQLYARMDYTHASTFTEIESATMGNDLMFNVAGDQVTIFNKNKGLSQSFDKDVAFGGDFAAAADGDYYYTRRLSELGPRTSDFETNNFSFLVGGKGYLTDNIEYDTSWSIARQTVESRSTGSPTFQGMFDYLTSGDNGKSLFDVISAEDAAMLNYEGSKKGQSTLSNFTAGITGEGFELPAGALAYAVGVEYGKEWFYDKSDSFTSNGGVIGKGGSSAEGEREQYAAYAEVAVPVLENLTMTLAGRYDYYDDASDVGGQFSPQVAIEYRPVDNLLIRGLYAETFRAPDMQRLFGEPTSAYSTVIDTPRCEAYGECDKIESLPITVGANAELEAETGKNYNLGMVWDYNDFNLTLDYWMVDIDNLVNDPSAQYILDHADAFGDKIVRDENGKLIQVNTQAINMSSQKTSGIDFSMGYRYDSGDFGEWSARFEGTYLLEWEEQLTPDSAPLDLIDGEGSAPQLRANLNLGWGYDDFSTNVLIKYIDGMNGQNMDYFVDNGFDADYAVTVDSHVEVNWAASYMVNDAVKLSTGINNLFDAGPEIDYTQTTWPHYPRSYYSVVGREYYFIVEMTF; encoded by the coding sequence ATGTCAACGCAAACTGCAGTTGCCAAGGCCGTACGCTTTGGTTTGTTTGCCATGGGCGCCATGGCCATGTCGGCCCAGGCTCAGGATGAGATAGCTCAGGCCGGTGCTCAGGTGGAACGCATCGAGATCACCGGGTCACGCATCAAGCGTACCGATCTGGAGAACGCGTCTCCTGTGGTGGTGGTGAGTGCCGATGATATCGAGAAAGGTGGCTTTAACTCGGTTCAGGATGTGCTCGGCAACCTGTCACAAAACTCCGGCGGCTCCATGACTCAGCAGGAAGTCCACGGTTTTACTCCGGCCGCGTCGGCGGTTAACCTGCGCGGTGTGGGTGCAGGCCGTGTGCTGACGCTGATCAACGGCAAACGGGTGCCCAAGTATCCATTCGGTGCCGGTGGTACCGACAGCTTTGTGGATACCGCCAACATTCCCCTGGGCGCCATCGAGCGTATCGAAATCCTGACCACAGGTGCTTCGGCGATTTACGGCTCCGACGCCATGGGCGGGGTGATTAACATCATCCTCAAAAAGGACGTGGAGCAGACCAATCTTAAATATCGTTTCTCCGACACCGTGGACGGTGGCCTGAGAAACAACCAGTTCTCCTTTATGACCGGGGTGTCCAGCGATGATGCCAATCTGACCTTCTTCGCCGAATACGAAGACAGAACTGCCCTCAAAGGCAGTGATCGTCCGGAGTGGGGTACAGACGTTATCCCGGGTCAGCCCTATGCCGGTTACAGCTCCTACGGCGCCAACCTGGTCACCGCCGATAACAAGCTGGTTTCTACCCTGACCCCAGAGCAGTGCGAAGCCCGTGGCTATGAAGTGCTTGCCAATGGCCGCTGCGGCTTTGACCGTTCTGCCCAGCGCGATTTTATGCCTGAGCAGAAGCGTTACTCCACCATGGTGAACCTCACCAAGGAGCTGGGCGACGATCATCAGCTGTATGCCCGCATGGATTACACCCACGCCTCTACTTTTACTGAAATCGAGTCTGCTACCATGGGCAACGATTTGATGTTCAATGTGGCGGGCGATCAGGTCACCATCTTCAACAAGAACAAAGGGTTGTCACAGAGCTTTGATAAAGATGTCGCCTTTGGCGGTGACTTTGCCGCAGCCGCCGATGGCGATTACTACTATACCCGCCGTCTGTCCGAGCTTGGCCCCCGTACCTCAGATTTCGAGACCAATAACTTCTCCTTCCTGGTGGGCGGCAAGGGTTATCTGACCGACAACATCGAATACGACACCTCCTGGTCGATTGCGCGCCAGACAGTGGAGTCCAGAAGCACAGGCTCGCCTACTTTTCAGGGTATGTTCGATTACCTGACTTCCGGCGACAACGGCAAGTCACTGTTTGATGTGATCAGCGCCGAAGATGCCGCCATGCTCAACTATGAAGGCAGCAAAAAAGGCCAGAGCACCCTATCCAACTTCACCGCCGGCATCACCGGCGAAGGCTTCGAACTGCCCGCCGGCGCCCTGGCGTACGCCGTGGGTGTGGAGTACGGCAAAGAGTGGTTCTATGACAAGTCCGACAGCTTCACCAGCAATGGCGGTGTGATTGGTAAGGGCGGCAGCTCTGCCGAAGGCGAGCGCGAGCAATACGCCGCCTACGCTGAAGTGGCGGTGCCGGTACTGGAAAACCTGACCATGACCCTGGCGGGCCGTTACGACTACTACGATGACGCCTCCGATGTGGGTGGCCAGTTCAGCCCGCAAGTCGCCATCGAGTATCGTCCGGTAGACAACCTGCTTATTCGTGGCCTGTATGCCGAAACTTTCCGCGCCCCTGACATGCAGCGGCTGTTTGGCGAGCCTACCTCGGCTTACAGCACTGTGATTGACACTCCGCGCTGCGAAGCCTACGGCGAGTGCGACAAAATCGAGTCTCTGCCAATCACAGTGGGTGCCAATGCCGAGCTTGAAGCCGAAACCGGTAAGAACTACAACCTGGGCATGGTATGGGATTACAACGATTTCAACCTGACCCTGGATTACTGGATGGTGGATATCGACAATCTGGTGAACGACCCATCGGCTCAGTACATTCTGGATCACGCCGATGCCTTCGGTGACAAGATTGTTCGTGACGAAAATGGCAAGCTCATTCAGGTCAACACCCAGGCCATCAACATGTCTTCCCAGAAGACTTCAGGTATCGACTTCTCTATGGGCTATCGCTACGACAGCGGTGACTTTGGTGAGTGGAGCGCCCGTTTTGAAGGCACTTACCTGCTGGAGTGGGAAGAGCAGCTGACGCCGGATTCTGCGCCGCTGGATTTGATTGACGGCGAAGGCTCAGCACCACAACTGCGTGCCAATCTGAATCTGGGTTGGGGCTACGATGACTTCAGCACCAACGTGCTTATCAAGTACATCGATGGCATGAACGGCCAGAATATGGACTACTTCGTCGACAACGGCTTCGATGCTGATTATGCGGTGACAGTAGACAGCCACGTTGAGGTTAACTGGGCGGCCAGCTACATGGTGAACGATGCCGTTAAGTTGTCTACCGGTATCAACAACCTGTTTGATGCGGGCCCGGAAATCGATTACACCCAGACCACCTGGCCACACTACCCACGTTCTTATTATTCGGTAGTGGGTCGTGAGTATTATTTCATTGTTGAAATGACCTTTTAA
- a CDS encoding TonB-dependent receptor — translation MTTMSLAARAIRSALLVSTATTVALGSSAFAEEEKAKVERIEVTGSRIKQVDMETVSPVTVIDAAAIKMSGEKTVADVLNNSAINSFGSWRGISGYGSGASSTSSVNLRGLGSSATLVLLDGRRMPGTSSSSGAVADTSQIPMAIVERIEILRDGASAVYGSDAVAGVINIITKKEFEGVELDYNLEMPQVEGGDANRLAIATGFNSDRGNITLTYEYYDTKAVFDRDVWNLDDPSYGAYSSFSSVPNGYYNTGKQDANGKDIYGFYSNSAICEGTENVVDATDGSNNGRCFYSYGEVTKLFGDQTRNSLLSNFNYEISDNLSFRGRASASLAETQTRYAATPVSTNYPVMGADNPYNPTGADMTLYMRSVQIGERDTLTETDSFDVLGGLVGFADVGNGIDWEVNVQHSTSKTNSFNYNLINDSIIQREIDSGEYDIFNTSGMSYADWESQMTALYMAAAHTGVYQGKFESTQIDGLFSTTLVDNDTLTLAMVTGAEYEMIKFKQTSDPESAAGIISGGSGGDDVDATRDRTAGYVEFQMGLPADVEISAALRYERYEQEGSLTGATGEVVNSSTFDAVVPKFGISWRPVDTLLLRASYGDSFRAPNMSEMFSSQSLSFESALDTLWCNAPGNTDENYCRTANQHKTWYGGNPDLEAEEGNSLTLGAVWNVTDDWNVELSYYAITYDNKIESVDVDDLLREEIRNGSSPYIHRGADGKIEYMEAGVRNLATVETSGLDFVTAYNLPTNIGDFNFKLEMSHVLEFKKQDNAESEMIDYAGLTDTPDWRGNFTASWKHEDFSAAWTTVYIGAQDAQYWRDLSGEDYYKDYSSYFRHNVQLGYQHAWNGSITLGVNNLFDEQAPNYYTYADYRDANVGLYDVLGRTFYLRLNQKF, via the coding sequence ATGACAACTATGTCGTTAGCCGCTCGTGCTATTCGAAGTGCCTTATTAGTGTCTACTGCCACTACAGTGGCATTGGGCTCCTCAGCCTTCGCCGAAGAAGAAAAAGCCAAAGTAGAACGTATTGAAGTAACAGGTTCACGCATCAAGCAAGTGGATATGGAAACCGTATCCCCGGTCACCGTTATCGACGCTGCCGCCATTAAGATGAGCGGTGAGAAAACCGTTGCTGACGTGCTGAACAACTCTGCCATCAACAGCTTTGGTTCCTGGCGTGGTATTTCAGGTTATGGCTCCGGCGCCAGCTCTACCAGCAGTGTAAACCTGCGTGGTCTGGGCTCATCTGCCACTCTGGTGCTGCTGGATGGTCGTCGCATGCCGGGCACCAGCTCAAGCTCGGGCGCCGTGGCTGACACCTCGCAGATCCCCATGGCTATTGTTGAGCGCATTGAAATTCTGCGCGATGGCGCCTCGGCTGTGTATGGCTCCGATGCGGTAGCCGGTGTAATCAACATCATCACCAAGAAAGAATTTGAAGGGGTAGAGCTGGATTACAACCTGGAAATGCCTCAGGTTGAGGGCGGCGATGCCAACCGTCTGGCCATTGCCACCGGCTTTAACTCAGATCGCGGCAACATCACCCTGACCTACGAGTATTACGATACCAAGGCTGTGTTTGACCGCGACGTTTGGAACCTGGATGACCCATCCTATGGCGCATACTCCAGCTTCAGCTCTGTGCCCAACGGTTATTACAACACAGGGAAGCAGGATGCCAACGGCAAAGATATCTACGGCTTCTACAGCAACTCGGCTATCTGTGAAGGCACCGAGAACGTGGTGGATGCCACCGATGGCAGCAACAACGGCCGCTGCTTCTACAGCTATGGTGAAGTGACCAAACTGTTTGGCGATCAGACCCGTAACTCGCTGCTGTCGAACTTTAACTATGAAATCAGCGACAACCTGAGCTTCCGTGGCCGTGCCAGTGCCTCTTTGGCCGAAACCCAAACCCGTTATGCCGCCACACCTGTGTCGACCAACTACCCGGTAATGGGCGCCGATAACCCGTACAACCCAACCGGTGCCGACATGACGCTGTACATGCGTTCGGTACAGATTGGTGAGCGTGACACCCTGACCGAAACCGACAGCTTCGATGTACTCGGCGGCTTGGTGGGCTTTGCCGATGTGGGTAATGGTATCGATTGGGAAGTGAATGTTCAGCATTCCACCTCGAAGACCAATTCGTTCAACTACAACCTCATCAACGATTCCATCATTCAGCGTGAAATCGACTCGGGTGAATACGATATTTTCAATACCTCGGGCATGAGCTATGCCGACTGGGAAAGTCAGATGACCGCGCTCTACATGGCGGCGGCGCACACTGGCGTGTATCAGGGTAAGTTTGAAAGCACCCAGATTGATGGCCTGTTCTCGACCACCCTGGTGGACAACGATACCCTGACTCTGGCGATGGTGACCGGCGCTGAATACGAGATGATCAAGTTCAAGCAGACTTCAGATCCTGAATCTGCGGCCGGTATCATCTCTGGCGGCTCGGGCGGTGACGATGTGGATGCCACCCGTGACCGTACTGCCGGTTATGTGGAATTCCAGATGGGCCTGCCCGCCGATGTGGAAATCTCTGCCGCCCTGCGTTACGAGCGTTACGAGCAGGAAGGCAGCCTGACCGGCGCCACCGGCGAAGTGGTCAACAGCTCAACCTTTGATGCTGTGGTGCCAAAGTTTGGGATCAGCTGGCGTCCTGTTGACACCCTGCTGCTGCGTGCCAGCTACGGTGACTCTTTCCGTGCCCCCAACATGAGCGAGATGTTCTCCTCTCAGTCGCTGAGTTTCGAGTCGGCGCTGGATACCCTCTGGTGTAATGCGCCGGGCAATACTGACGAGAACTATTGCCGCACAGCCAACCAGCACAAAACCTGGTACGGCGGTAACCCGGATCTGGAAGCCGAAGAAGGCAACTCCCTGACCCTGGGCGCGGTGTGGAATGTCACCGACGACTGGAACGTGGAACTGTCTTACTACGCCATCACCTACGACAACAAGATTGAGTCGGTGGACGTGGATGACCTGCTGCGTGAAGAAATCCGTAACGGCAGCTCGCCTTATATCCACCGCGGCGCCGATGGCAAGATTGAATACATGGAAGCCGGCGTACGTAACCTGGCCACAGTTGAGACCTCTGGTCTGGACTTCGTGACCGCTTACAACCTGCCAACCAACATAGGTGACTTCAACTTCAAGCTGGAAATGTCCCACGTACTGGAGTTCAAGAAGCAGGACAATGCCGAGTCTGAAATGATTGACTATGCCGGCCTGACCGACACTCCTGACTGGCGCGGTAACTTCACTGCCAGCTGGAAGCATGAAGATTTCAGCGCCGCCTGGACCACGGTTTACATCGGTGCCCAGGATGCCCAGTACTGGCGTGACTTAAGCGGTGAGGACTACTACAAGGACTACTCATCTTACTTCCGTCACAACGTGCAGCTTGGTTACCAGCATGCCTGGAATGGCTCCATCACCCTGGGTGTGAACAACCTGTTTGATGAGCAGGCGCCAAACTACTACACCTACGCAGATTACCGCGATGCCAACGTGGGTCTGTACGATGTACTGGGCCGCACCTTCTACCTGCGTCTGAACCAGAAGTTCTAA
- a CDS encoding TraR/DksA C4-type zinc finger protein, giving the protein MTTQSTRQALLQLEAKLREEIAALPFPDIQKAASGQSLGELIDTLTALHLADEPIYERLTRLDAAQCQLDLGLYGLCADCESEIESERLIADPTEQRCLACDDHFRHEHRLELRLNH; this is encoded by the coding sequence GTGACCACACAGAGCACAAGACAAGCGTTATTACAGCTTGAAGCCAAACTCAGGGAAGAGATTGCGGCACTCCCCTTCCCAGATATACAAAAGGCCGCAAGTGGGCAATCACTGGGCGAGCTTATCGACACCCTGACCGCCCTGCATCTGGCGGACGAGCCCATCTACGAGCGGCTGACCCGCCTCGATGCCGCCCAGTGTCAGTTGGATTTGGGGCTCTATGGCCTGTGCGCCGATTGCGAGTCTGAAATCGAGTCCGAGCGTTTGATAGCCGATCCCACCGAGCAGCGCTGCCTGGCCTGCGACGACCACTTTCGCCATGAACACCGGCTGGAGCTGCGGCTTAATCACTGA
- the dusC gene encoding tRNA dihydrouridine(16) synthase DusC: MRIVLAPMEGVLDHLMRELLSSINPYDLLVTEFVRVVDQLLPEKVYYRLCPELKNGGLTKNGTPVRVQILGQEPGWMAENALRAVTLGSRGVDANFGCPAKMVNRSKGGAVLLQYPELIHDIVKAMREAVPGEQPVTAKIRLGYEDKSLFMENALAVYEAGATELAIHARSKVDGYKPPAYWEYITEVRERLPIPVIANGEIWSREDAERCMQVTGCDSIMIGRGALSLPNLAASIKGDAPFDWQRTLDLMIHYSELELDNQKATYYPARIKQWFSYLSRQYPEADTLFREIRIHKTTDAILQALKDAAANLRQPG; this comes from the coding sequence TTGCGCATCGTTCTTGCCCCCATGGAGGGCGTACTTGACCATCTGATGAGAGAACTGCTCTCGTCCATCAATCCCTATGACCTGCTGGTCACCGAATTTGTGCGCGTGGTGGATCAACTGCTGCCGGAGAAGGTGTACTACCGCCTGTGCCCCGAGCTTAAAAACGGCGGCCTGACCAAAAACGGCACCCCGGTGCGGGTGCAAATTCTCGGTCAGGAGCCCGGCTGGATGGCAGAAAACGCCCTGCGCGCTGTGACCCTGGGCTCCCGCGGCGTTGATGCCAATTTCGGCTGCCCGGCCAAAATGGTAAACCGCAGCAAAGGCGGCGCTGTATTGCTGCAATATCCTGAGTTGATTCACGATATTGTTAAAGCTATGCGCGAGGCTGTGCCAGGCGAGCAACCGGTTACCGCCAAAATCCGTCTTGGCTACGAAGACAAAAGCCTGTTTATGGAAAATGCGCTGGCGGTCTATGAAGCCGGTGCCACCGAGCTTGCCATTCACGCCCGCAGCAAGGTCGATGGCTACAAGCCGCCCGCCTATTGGGAATACATTACCGAGGTGCGCGAGCGTCTGCCGATCCCGGTGATTGCCAATGGCGAGATCTGGAGCCGCGAAGATGCCGAGCGCTGTATGCAAGTGACCGGCTGCGACAGCATCATGATAGGTCGCGGCGCCTTGTCGCTGCCGAACCTTGCCGCCAGCATCAAAGGCGATGCACCTTTTGATTGGCAACGGACCCTGGATTTGATGATCCATTACTCCGAGCTGGAGCTGGATAACCAGAAGGCGACCTACTATCCAGCCCGCATCAAACAGTGGTTCAGCTATTTAAGCCGTCAGTACCCCGAGGCCGATACCCTGTTCCGTGAAATCCGCATTCACAAAACCACAGATGCCATTCTACAGGCCCTCAAGGACGCTGCCGCCAACCTGCGCCAACCCGGCTGA